A genomic window from Silene latifolia isolate original U9 population chromosome Y, ASM4854445v1, whole genome shotgun sequence includes:
- the LOC141631300 gene encoding uncharacterized protein LOC141631300, with protein MKAIRELGQRARWPKKPIPRENDRRDASKRCEYHNDIGHNTEDCDQPSPPPPYSKVVNVITGGSEICGLTYSTAKRHATETNGDKPEFSLRVSRQHLPAISFDEADVPDEAEHHHDALIITLSIGNCLVKKILVDTGSSVNMIMLENLKNMGFSEKDPVKKAITLVGFSGETKQSLGEIVVPTFAGGMNK; from the exons ATGAAGGCAATCAGGGAGCTAGGGCAGAGGGCCAGGTGGCCTAAGAAGCCTATTCCCAGGGAGAACGACAGAAGAGATGCCAGTAAAAGGTGTGAATACCACAACGATATTGGCCACAATACAGAAGATTGT GACCAACCATCCCCACCTCCACCTTACTCAAAGGTAGTGAACGTCATCACAGGGGGGTCAGAGATATGTGGTCTAACTTATTCAACAGCAAAACGCCATGCAACCGAGACTAATGGCGATAAACCAGAGTTCTCCCTCAGGGTCAGCAGACAGCATCTACCAGCAATCTCATTCGATGAGGCAGACGTACCTGATGAGGCAGAACACCACCATGACGCCTTGATCATTACCCTTTCTATAGGGAATTGCCTTGTTAAAAAGATATTAGTCGATACAGGAAGCTCTGTGAATATGATAATGCTGGAAAACTTGAAGAACATGGGGTTCAGCGAAAAAGACCCGGTGAAGAAGGCAATAACCTTGGTAGGTTTCAGCGGCGAAACCAAACAGTCCCTTGGAGAAATAGTGGTACCTACCTTTGCAGGGGGTATGAACAAATAG